From Bombyx mori chromosome 26, ASM3026992v2, one genomic window encodes:
- the LOC101735627 gene encoding beta-1,4-galactosyltransferase 7 isoform X2, with translation MRKIANRNSEGALARNSEFQIPTIDTDKKRLAIIVPFRDRFEELLEFVPHMTAFLKRQDIPFHIFVVQQKDKNRFNRASLINVGFLKTRSHYEYIAMHDVDLLPLNDNLKYEYPEKGPCHIPSPETHPKYSYKYYAGGIVLVTREHYELVNGMSNQYWGWGMEDDEFYVRLKDAGLTFNRPSNITTGRKNTFRHIHDDAYRVRDKRRCYNQLEMTRRRDRRTGLHDVAHRVLSLHSLTIDGLPLTVLNVELICDRNATPWCQCPETREPEMPFTSNYENHVFHEFNVCYKNK, from the exons AATTCCAAATACCAACAATCGATACGGACAAAAAGCGTCTGGCAATCATCGTTCCGTTCCGAGACCGCTTCGAAGAGCTCCTAGAGTTCGTTCCTCACATGACCGCCTTCCTGAAGAGACAAGACATCCCGTTCCACATCTTTGTGGTTCAACAGAAGGATAAGAACCGTTTCAATAGGGCTTCACTGATAAACGTCGGATTCTTGAAGACTCGAAGCCATTACGAATACATAGCGATGCACGATGTCGACCTTCTGCCACTTAACGACAATCTGAAGTATGAATATCCAGAAAAGGGGCCATGTCACATTCCGTCACCAGAAACGCATCCGAAATACAGCTACAAGTACTACGCCGGCGGCATAGTGTTGGTAACTAGGGAACATTACGAGCTGGTGAACGGAATGTCCAATCAGTACTGGGGCTGGGGGATGGAGGACGACGAATTCTACGTGAGATTGAAGGATGCGGGTCTCACATTCAACAGACCCAGCAATATAACAACGGGACGAAAAAACACATTTAG GCATATCCACGACGACGCGTATCGTGTCCGGGACAAGCGGCGGTGTTACAACCAGCTCGAGATGACGCGGCGTCGTGACCGCCGCACCGGACTCCATGACGTGGCCCACCGCGTGCTGAGCCTCCACAGCCTCACCATCGACGGGCTGCCGCTGACCGTCCTCAACGTAGAGCTCATCTGCGACCGGAACGCGACCCCGTGGTGTCAGTGCCCGGAAACCCGAGAACCCGAAATGCCTTTTACATCGAACTACGAGAATCACGTGTTCCATGAATTCAATgtgtgttataaaaataaatga